The Haliotis asinina isolate JCU_RB_2024 chromosome 16, JCU_Hal_asi_v2, whole genome shotgun sequence DNA segment TGCTCCTTCGACATTTTCATctacctgacgaaggggcaagaattagccttgaaacgtcgtgttaaaagaatgaaagaagttgtcatccataatagtgtcttgtattattaTATCTGCTTGGCTTTACAAAACTGCGCCAACCACAGAACAAACTGAGCGTTGTAAAATATAATCGGTTGTGGTTCGACATGTATTGCCTGAAAAATCTCAGTTTATTATTCCACAGATATACTGGTTGGCGTTTTCATCATCCCTCTCGACATCCTGCACGAGGTCGATGCCATCTCACCAACACCAGCAACGTGCAAGATCCTGGAGTTCATGCGATACTTCGTCCTCACATCCAACCTGTATTGTGTAGTTGCCATAGCAGCCGACAGGTACCGATGCATCGTGCACATGTACTCAAACAAGCCGTCGTTTAAACACGTCAACATTGTAATTATCATCATCTGGTCATGCTCAGCAGTTTATGCTATCCGGGAACCATTTATCTATGACGTGTTAAGCAAAATTGACGTCAGTGTGACGTCAAACAATTCTTCACGCAGTCTCGTCATTTGTGGCATACGAGATAATGACACAAGACTGAGTGTTTTAATTCTTGACTTTTTCGTACATTTCGTGATCCCTCTGTTTGTAATAAGCTGTTTATATATCAAAATGACCTTCTGGCTTCTGAATCAGCAAAACTTAATTTTTGTCAATCTGCAAGCCAGAAAACGTAATTACAAGGTCATCAAGATGGTGCTGCTTATGGTCATCCTGTATACAATTTGCCAGCTTCCGGCTCAGATATGGCGGGTGTACGTTTATaccggaaatgacgtcatagacaacAGTGGTTACCTCCTAAACACATTTCTGTTCATGACTTACACCAACAGCTGGCTTAACGTTGTTGTGTACGTCATCTTCAACGATTCTCTCCTGAAGAGACGTCAGGATTTTGTCCCTTGTTGTAGAAAGCGAGCTGTTGGTCCTGCTGCTACGGCCCGTACCATCTCATAATTGTACCACATGAACCTGACTTGGTGTTCTCACTTGTACATTCAACAACTATGTTCAATAAATATCCGTGGTGTTTCAGAGAAGCAAATTATGTGCTTATAATTTCCGATGTATTGCTCGTATCTAGAAACTATGCATGCATGGTTTTGTTTTAACTCATTAGGGCGGCTTCTTTGACAAAAGACCACCCCAGTTATAACACACACATCTCATGATCAGGTTATGATTTGAATATCAATACACTTACGTGGCATTTTGAAAGCCTTCAGACAAAATTCTCTTACAAAATTCAAGATATTTTGTTTGTCTTCTGACCTTCCTGATGACCAACCATgtggcggtttgtaaacaatcgagaCTGGACGAAACatcttgtgatcaacaacatgaacatcgttctatgcaactgggatacgatgacgtatcaaccaaatcaacgagcttgaccaaccgatcctgttAATTGCCTCTGACGACCAGCATGGGCTAccgaagaccaattccaacccgTATCTTCATGTTCCAGTACAGATGCAAATAGGCCACCTTTACAAAGCAAGTGCTGAAGAACAAAGACCTGGTTCTACCCGTGTTGCCCAGACTGTTACCTACCACCTTTAACTATAACAAGCTTATGTCCTTGGCCAGTTATTTTCGTCCATTCAACAGCATACTATCCCTTTGATCACGGTGAGGACGGACGGCCTGAAGTGTTTCAGGCTTAAATCCACGAGTATTGGTCTTGCGCTAACAAACTTGGAAACATGATCAGAGGAACTAACGATCACCTTTTTCTTGCAATTCGATACAACCTTGTGGGGCGGTGGATATCGTAGGCCCCGAAAGTAACATTAGAGTTTACTCCCTTTGGGCAACAAAGGGACGTAACCTAGTTTTCGGAAAGGACAGTAGCGTAATGGTTAAGTgctcgcttgtcacgccaaagacccgagttcgatgtgaagcccatttctggtgttccccgtcgtgatattgctgacatattgtttaaagcgacgtaaaaccaaactcactcactcactctctgtacACCCGTGTGAGACTGGACGGTTTCTTTATTCCCCATGACTGGACATATATAATTATCAACCAGGTCAACCCTAGATATAGaacatttctgaaaatggaTGGGTCACTTTTCGATTTGGACCATAGTAATCCAAGTGTATTTTTACCAAAAAATGTAAACTATACATTCACCAgtcatattgtttttatcactttttatgTCGAATGGTGTATTGTGACTTAATGATATGTTGTCGGTATCGGTGTGGTATTCAGACTGACTGACATATTTTAAGTAGGTGATAAAACTTTATCATATTTTAAGTAGGTGATAAAACtttataaaactatctttaagGACAAACAGCGATTTAAACAGACCCTTAAACCTTTTTTCGAAGAAATGTTTTGTAAGTCCCCGGGCTCTAAGCAATCAGAACCACGTAGCACTCGGACTGTTTGTAGCGGAGCTGTACAAACATGGCCACCAGCCTCCCTGTCACATCAGAAGTGTTTGACTTCCCAGCACATTCCTCTGTATCATGGGAACGGAAGCATCTACCGACATTTTGTTTCTCCAAAGTGCATTTAGTCGAAATAACAGTGGCTATTCATGCCAGCCAAGGACAGCATTTGGTCGGCTCTGCGGATTAGGTCAGAAGTGACGGATGTATCGGAAACAAGTGCAAGTGCTGTTGAAACTCAAGGTAGCTGATGCTTGAATAAATCACTGCTGGTCGAATCATGACCCGAAGGTGTATAAATTGACGGGTGGCTTCAGTGTCATTTGTCGAATTAGTGAGggtcacattcacattcatagACACTTTTTATGCAGACAAGCTTTTTatgcgcgcacacacatacactctaTATTGATTTTCAGGGAATTATTGACTTGTGCGTGGGTGTGTTTGTGACGCGCGCCATCGGTGGAGCAGGGTAGTGCTCATCCACTTACCTCAAACGTACAAAGTCCAttttaaaacatacatattcattacattattatttaaaacCAAAAAATGCCGCAGTATCAACTTCAGGAGCGAGCAGTTCGTCAttcacaatacacacacacacatatatatatagttacaaTGTATGATACTGGTCAACTTCCTCAGGTAGTTAATAATCAGGTGCCCGCTCACGTGGGAACTTAATCTTTCACATTTCTCGCACCATGATGTGAATCCCTTGCAGTCGAAAGGTCAAGCGGGATACgcttgatggtgaacacttCAGCGCAAGAGACACACAAGGGAGGTCCATCCTCATCAGTTTTCAGCAGTGATGTCACGAGTAAACCGACAGTGTCCAATGCGTCATCGTCGAAAAGTCACCTTGTTACGTCTTGACTGACAACTCAAGTTGGTATAACCAATTGTTGTAGCCTGAGATCCCAAGTATAACTTTTGATGGTGGGTTTGAAATCGCTCTACGGGATCAGCAGTGGAGACAATGGCTTGTCGAGAACTGCTTTAGCTTCAGTGTAGGCCTTTATGTTACCCGCTATGCCGACATGACCCGACAACcagcagaggacgatgtcgtattggccagaagAATGGTCATTGTAAAGCTCCAAGATCTGCTAGGGTAAATtgaagtaacattttgaagtggTTGAAGGCAAGATAATTAATGTTTAAAAACGATTAAGTTTTTGGTGTGGTTCTGATGTCTTACATAGGTCAAATCTGTGAAGATAGCTTTGGCCACGGTAGTATAAATGGATCTATTGTCGGGAATTGTAAAGGAGACAGTCTTGGAGCCAATGACTGTAGCAATGGCAACTTGGCCATCATCCTTGGATCCGTCAGTGAAAATGGATCTATGAGTGTTATACCTTATTATTTTTCCTGAATTCCTTTTGAAACACCAAATGATTTGTTTCAGACTTGTTGAATTTGCTGAGGGTAAGATCGACCTTCGGTTGCACCATCTGCCACGGTGGCCAGGACAGAAGTAGACATTTCACATATAATGCAAGAAACACAAGCACAGAAGCTTAGGGTTAAATATTGCGTTAACGTTTCATCAACAAAAGACTGTCAATAATGATGCATCGGTATCCACGTTCCAGGCACGCATTTATAGCATACAATGTCACCTGGAAGACAGTTCGGCGTATAAAATAGGAATCGGTATCCACAGTTAAAATTGTGTATGACAAAGTAATTTAAGAGTTCGTGGCACTACGTCATTCGTAGAACTATGACAAACTATAAAGTTACGATAGCTCGTAACATTACGAACGCCTTGTGGATCGGAACTCTGGCAAACCTTGATTGTCATGAGACAactaacatgttatatttatcTGCACAGACGGGTTCCCAttatgttgatgactggattgtctggttcagggtCGATTTTCCACATACACCTGGATTATCGCTAAGAAGGCTTCAAACAACATAAATAAGCAACAAAGTAAAATTGGTTTGATAGCGCATGTGCGATCTGCAACCAGCTCCGTTACGCACATGTTCAGGTGCAACATTCATCTGTTCACCTTCTTTCGAAGAGGAAACTGAACTCTTTTCTAGACTGACTGCAAATGTTTATATAAGCGTAGATATATGTCTGggactagattttcgaagctcactttgcgctaagatagtcgtaagtcaatgttaatgtatgggacttacgactgtcttagcgctaagagaacttcgaaaatctaggccctggtgtCGAACTAGTCGAACCGGAATAGTGTGTGGTTCACATCGTGGGCATGCGCAGAAACAGAAGATCACTGATCAACAGAACGACGACATGTGACATAGTCTACAATGTAATAACAATGTGTTTTCAGTCTGTGCTGAGGTAAGTGATACTTTCTTCACACCATCTGACTCTCTTATGTTCCTTTTACTGATGCTTATAATGTTCTAACCACACTGAGCTGGAGAAGTTCTTGGCGTTGGTACGTACCTTTGAAAAGAGTTAAAAGTTGGAATTACAAACAATGGCGGGTTATTCAGCGTTTGTCATTAAGACATTAGGTTTCAAATGGAGCGTGTATTTTGTCTTTGTATGAAAAATGTCATACACATTTCCGCGAAACATATCACCACGTTAACACGACGTCCGAGGAGCTACCTCGGACAAGAATATTTACGGACGCTTCTGTGATTATTGGCGAACTAACAGGTGGTCAAGTTCCCTGAAGTGTTTCTTCTCAAAATTGTTCTAAATATCAATTTATTTGTATATCAGATTATTTGTAACTGTAGTTTGTGCAGCACTGAAGTTGAAATTCATTTTGGGAATATGTTTACATCGCACAATTGATAAGTGGTTCATCACCATTGAGAAATCATTGAAAAAAATTAccatcatttttcagatttctctattCAGGTTGTTATCGCAGATGGATCTGGGATTAAATGGtgctttttcatttttttgctttgtttagAAATTGCAGTGTAAAATGATGCAGGTTGCAGCTTGATGtgtgtatcatgaacataaacttgcCTGAGTCTAAATGAGCAATTCAGACATGACTTTCCAGTAAGTGAAGTGATTTTCTAAGAATTAGAAAtgttttcaggccctgacaacttCTAAGATCTGGTCCATCgtgaagtgtttcaaacactgaaacagtaACTCCAAAATTGTTGTAAGAAAAGGTGATCAATTGCTTGGTCGTTAAGTCACTGTGACCAATCTTTTATGTTTCAATTAATCTAGGTGAAATACAGGCAGGCAGGCAAGTTTACTGCCAGTGCTACTGGCCTGCACTAACCAACAGGTTTCTATGTTTATTCAAAGAATAAGTATGAGACTAGAGGATATTTACATATAATCATAAACTAGAGGAAATATGGCAGTTTCCATGTATGCTCATGGTTACTAAGATAGCTACtgtagcacacttgaaaatcttTCCCTTTGAAGACTGTGAAATAACAACAGCAGAACATTTTTGAAGATTACATTTAATGAAAATCAAACTTTTTGAGACAACTTCAAATACATCATATTATACAATTCTGTACAAATAACATTGTTTATAATAACAGGCAAAATATTACCTCAGGTTAAAATTATGACATGAATTCAAGAATACATAAGACATAACACGTTTTCATACATAACATATTCTGTAAAGAACATTTTCTTTAAGCTTTCTTCTAATAAAAAGGGTTTTCAAATTGGCAGAAATTCTGACCCTTAGGGTCAGaatttatgtttttttattttattgatagaCATTTTGTTATTCAGTGCAGCCTTCTGGTAACATATAACTGCTTTTCTAGAGCCTGAAAACAGTATCTTTGGTAACAATGGTCACGCGATTCCCAAACAGAAGAGTACCTTAGTCTCTAGAaattgcatgtatgtgtatacatgTTTAGAGGTACAAATTACACATGATGATGTattagaaaatttgaaaaggTTAAAAATTTATCAGAAACACgtaataaatatattacatatgcACACAGACATGGAAACACTGTATGTTAAAAAATACAGGATACTAAACATAACATTGTTTGATAAAAAACTGTGtcagacatgtacacaatgTGAGTGATAGCGTATTTCTTTCTGCTCATTAGTGGCTAATATAGATATTCATCCTGTTTACAAGCATATTATGTTTATAACAGTATAAGTAGATAGAAGCTGTTCCGTTGTTGTTCATTGTCAGAGACTGATTAATCATTTTCCTCTTCATCAACAGCAATTTAACACGCCCTACTGCCATCGTTATCGTGGCACAtacgtatacacacacagagacaaagTTAGGACAATTCAATTTATCTTTGACAGTGTGACTACTCATTTAAACAAAGTATGCAGGGAACAATTTAGAAAATCCACTTCCAAGAGGtgtttaattttttaatgtaaacTAAAGGTCAGTATATATCTTTTCCAAATGTGTTTTGCAAAAGAGTTCACCATTAGGTTTTGGTAGTTCGACCTGTAATTAGTGAGCCTCCATGTCCTTCAGTAGGTCGACCTTCAGTATTGTATGACATCATGAAAGAAGACCTGTAGCTAGTGAGTGACCTTGTCtgacaaaaaatattcattctCTCTGTCACAGGTTCGACGTCATGAAGGTTGACCTGTAACTAGTGAGTCACCTTGTCTGATGTAGATGGCCATTCTGTTTGTTACAGAATGACATGGAGGTTGACCTGTAGCAAGTGACTCAcctattctgtctgtcacaggTTTGATGTCACAGTGGTTGACCTGTAGCTAGTGAG contains these protein-coding regions:
- the LOC137267952 gene encoding neuropeptide FF receptor 2-like, giving the protein MEDTSGAEFISFRKDTNKPVIVAISVIFTLLIVMGNGLVLSLFATKKTVRTPRNAYIAFLAVTDILVGVFIIPLDILHEVDAISPTPATCKILEFMRYFVLTSNLYCVVAIAADRYRCIVHMYSNKPSFKHVNIVIIIIWSCSAVYAIREPFIYDVLSKIDVSVTSNNSSRSLVICGIRDNDTRLSVLILDFFVHFVIPLFVISCLYIKMTFWLLNQQNLIFVNLQARKRNYKVIKMVLLMVILYTICQLPAQIWRVYVYTGNDVIDNSGYLLNTFLFMTYTNSWLNVVVYVIFNDSLLKRRQDFVPCCRKRAVGPAATARTIS